In Candidatus Poribacteria bacterium, the DNA window TCTGCCAAGATATTGTTCAGTTGAAGCGTTACCTTTCCAGCTTCATATTGATGCGGTTGGAAGTCTACGCTGTTCGCGTATTTCTGGAGTTCCGTGAATAGGTAATCCCGCGTCTCATTATGCGCTGCGGAACCCGGCGGTCGTGGTCCAAATTCGCACTGTTTCTTCAATATTGCGAAAGCGCGCTGTGCATCGAAAGCGGCACTCGCCGCGCGTGACGTACTTGCACGAACTCGAGCAGTGTTTTTTGATTCAGCGTTTGGACTATTTGCGTCTGACTCCGCCCATGCGATATTCAATACACTGTAACACACGCTGATTAAAAGTGCTGCAAACCACTGCTTTCTCATTTAAGCCTTCCTTCTACCTTCCAATGCTTTTGCGAGGGTTACCTCATCAATGTACTCCAAATCACCACCCACAGGAATACCATAAGCGATTCGAGTTACAGCGACTTCAAACGCTTCCAAGTGTTGTGTAAGATAGAGGGCCGTCGCTTGTCCTTCTGTTGTCCAGTTTGTCGCGAGGATGACTTCTTGCACCGGTTCTGCGTTTACAGCGGCAGTTTGAATTCGTTGAAACAGCGTGTTAATTCCGAGTTCATCGGGTCCAGTCCCGTCAAGCGGTGAAAGAACACCACCAAGTACATGATAAAGTCCTTTATAACCGTTGGTCCGCTCGATTGCCCAAAGATCATCGGATTCTTCGACAACGCAGATTACCTGCCGATCGCGGCGTGGACTTGTACAGATGTAACACGGATTTGTGTCGGTAATAGTGCCACATACGTCACAATAACATAACTCTTGTTTCACCTGCGCGATAGCTTCAGCAATTTGAGCCGTCTCGGTGTCAGGTAACTTTAGCATAAAAAACGCTAAGCGTTGTGCTGTCTTCTGACCAATCGTTGGCAGCTTTTGGAGCTCTGTGATGAGTTTCGCCAGCGGTTTTGGGTATTCTTGCATAGATTTTTTGTGCTAATTCCCACAGCACGGATGAGGATTAAAAGAGCGGTAGGGTGATGTCGTGACGATACCCACTTCGGTTTGGCAAAAGGGCCTACCGTTGTTAGAACATCGACGAGATTACCCATTTAAATTCTTAATCTTCATGATGAGGTAGAGACACCTGTGCCTTCACCTTTTACGCTTCTTATTACGGGAGCCCTGGAATTTTAATGCCACCGGTTAACTTGCTCATTTCTGCTGACATCATTTCTTGTGACTGTTGCAGTGCTTCATTGACAGCTGCGACGATTAAATCTTCGAGCATTTCCGTATCTTCTGGATCAACGACTTCCGGTGTAATACGGAGCGATACAACTTCCTGTTGTCCATTGACGACAGCGGTTACCATTCCGCCACCGACGGTTGCTTCAACGGTGCGATTTGCGAGTTCCTCTCGAATTTCAAGCATCCGCTTTTGCATTTGCTGTGCCTGTTTCATCAGGTCATTCATCTTCATAATTCTGGTCCTGTCCCCAAGCGGCTTTGTATCATATCTGTGTGGATTTTCGTCTTGGTACAAAAATACTTGGAACGTTAGAAATTTCCTTATAGAATCTGCTTCTCCAATTTGGAAAGAAGCGATTATTGGGTTTCAACAACTGTTGCCTCAAAAAGTTCGAGTGCGGTTTTAAGTTGTGGATCATCTTGGGCTTCAAGTTTACGCATGAGCGGTGTCTTTCGTGTCGCTTCCTTTGTCTCATCCTCGGCGGCTATCGGTTGCGGGACGGTATCTAAGGCAACTAACTCAATTTTCACAGGTTTACCGACTTCTTGCGTTAGTGTTTCGGCTATAGCTTCTTTGTCTTTCTCTACTATCATGGAAAGGTATGAGGGTGAACATGCGATTTGAACTCTGTTTGCGCCGTTCACAGTGGGGACAGCTCCCTCTAACAAGCCATGCCTGAGTTTTACTGGGAGTTTTGATTTTACCGCGTCCCAAAATGATGGCAGATTTGCTAGATCTCGATGTTCAGGTGAGACAGAAAAAGAAGTTGACGCGTTTAAGTCCAATGAAGGGGGCGTTGCGGTTTGTTCTTCGTAATGTGTCCTTGCTGTTTCCTTGGAGGTAGGGGTATCCTGGTTTGTGAGAAGAGGCATCTGTGGTGATGTCTCTTGTGGATGTGGTGCGGATTGCCCCGTTGCGGAAAGTCCTGCTGAATCAAACTTCTGTTCCAACGCAGACAATTTTTTGAGAATTTCCTCAAGTGGGATACCTTCTTCAAGCGAGTTTAGTTGAATGAGTGCTGTTTCTAATTGAAGTTGAGGATAACCGTATTGCTTGATATCGCGACTGGTGTGCATCAAAATCTTGATAATCCGTGAGAGTCTACCTACGGACATCCGTTCTGCCTCTTGCTTGAGTTTAGGCAGATCTGATCTCGGACTCTGAATCTGTTCACTAAGGGCATCATCAATTGCCAAAAGCCGGAGGTCTCGGAAATGGTCTATCAGTTGATCTAAACATTGCGACAAATCAGTCCCTTGTTTCATTAGATTGTTTAGTGTTTTTAATGCGTTTGCCAGATTTCTTTCCGTAATTGCCGCCGTAAGCTCCCCAAGAAGCGAGCTCGAACTAAGCCCGATAGTCTGCTCAACGGTTTCAACCGTCAAATCCTTGCCTACAGAAGATATAAGCCGTTCTAATAGGTTTTCTGCGTCCCGTAAGCACCCCTCGGATTGGCGCGTGATAAGGGTGAGTACGTCCAAATCAGCTGAAACCCCTTCCTCCTTGATGAGTAATTGTAGGCGTTCAATTATCTTTTCATCTTCGAGGTGTCGGAAATCGAAATCTTGACAGCGAGAACTGATTGTTTTTGGGATTTTGGCATGTTCAGTTGTTGCCATGATGAATATGACATGCGACGGTGGCTCTTCAAGCGTTTTCAGCAAGGCGTTGAACGCCTCCGGTGAGAGCATGTGCGCTTCATCTATGATGTAGATTTTGTAGGTACAGGTGGCTGGCGAGAGTTTGACGTTTTCACGGAGGTCTCGGATTGTATCAATACCGCGATTGGAGGCGGCATCCATCTCAATAACATCGAAGGATCTGT includes these proteins:
- the recR gene encoding recombination mediator RecR: MQEYPKPLAKLITELQKLPTIGQKTAQRLAFFMLKLPDTETAQIAEAIAQVKQELCYCDVCGTITDTNPCYICTSPRRDRQVICVVEESDDLWAIERTNGYKGLYHVLGGVLSPLDGTGPDELGINTLFQRIQTAAVNAEPVQEVILATNWTTEGQATALYLTQHLEAFEVAVTRIAYGIPVGGDLEYIDEVTLAKALEGRRKA
- a CDS encoding YbaB/EbfC family nucleoid-associated protein, with amino-acid sequence MKMNDLMKQAQQMQKRMLEIREELANRTVEATVGGGMVTAVVNGQQEVVSLRITPEVVDPEDTEMLEDLIVAAVNEALQQSQEMMSAEMSKLTGGIKIPGLP
- the dnaX gene encoding DNA polymerase III subunit gamma/tau, with the protein product MSYEVLAQKWRPQNFSDVVGQEHVTTTLKNQILSGRIGHAYLFWGPRGTGKTTVARILAKAVNCPNRFQETEFDSIKTAEPCNQCEFCNDISQDRSFDVIEMDAASNRGIDTIRDLRENVKLSPATCTYKIYIIDEAHMLSPEAFNALLKTLEEPPSHVIFIMATTEHAKIPKTISSRCQDFDFRHLEDEKIIERLQLLIKEEGVSADLDVLTLITRQSEGCLRDAENLLERLISSVGKDLTVETVEQTIGLSSSSLLGELTAAITERNLANALKTLNNLMKQGTDLSQCLDQLIDHFRDLRLLAIDDALSEQIQSPRSDLPKLKQEAERMSVGRLSRIIKILMHTSRDIKQYGYPQLQLETALIQLNSLEEGIPLEEILKKLSALEQKFDSAGLSATGQSAPHPQETSPQMPLLTNQDTPTSKETARTHYEEQTATPPSLDLNASTSFSVSPEHRDLANLPSFWDAVKSKLPVKLRHGLLEGAVPTVNGANRVQIACSPSYLSMIVEKDKEAIAETLTQEVGKPVKIELVALDTVPQPIAAEDETKEATRKTPLMRKLEAQDDPQLKTALELFEATVVETQ